In the Streptomyces sp. SJL17-4 genome, ACCGACACCCGTACCGAATCCCGTACCGACAAGGCCACCCCGGAGCGCGCCGCGTGAAGACCTCCTCCTCCACGCTCTCCCGCGCACTGCTCGCCGCCTTCGGCCTCGCGACCGCCGTCGACCTGATCTCGCTGCTCGCCGGCGCCGAGCTCGGCCACCAGATCGCCAAGCCGCTCCTGATGCCGCTGCTCGCCGCGTACGCCGTCACCCGGGGCGCCCCCAGGCCGCTGACCGCCGCGCTGCTCCTCGGCTGGGGCGGAGACGTGTTCCTGCTCTCCGACGCCGACTGGGCCTTCCTCGTCGGCATGGGCTCCTTCGCCGCCGGCCACGTCTGCTACCTGGTCCTCTTCGGACGACGCCGTACGTCCCCGGCGCTCGGCGCCCTGTACGCGGCCGTCCTCGTCGGCACCGTCGTGCTCCTCTGGCCCGACCTCCCCGCCGACCTCCGCGTCCCGGTCGCCGGCTACTCGCTGCTCCTCACCGCCATGGCGTACCGCGCGAGCGCCCGCGGTCTCCTCGCGGGAGTGGGCGGCGCGCTCTTCCTGCTGTCCGACACCCTGATCGCCACCGGGGTCGCCGAGTGGCCCCAGCTGCCCGCTCCCGACTTCTGGGTCATGCTGACCTACATCGCGGCGCAGTACCTGCTGCCGGCGGGCGCGCTCCACGCGATGTACGGTGAGCGTCGTACAACCGTCTGACAGCAAGGAACGCCCGCCATGCGCGCCACCACCATCCACGCCCCGTTCGACATGCGCGTGGAGGACGTGCCCGACCCGGTGGTGCGCGACGCCACCGACGTCGTCGTCCGCGTCCTGCGCGCCTGCGTCTGCGGCAGCGACCTGTGGGCGTACCGCGGAGAGTCGGCCCGGCAGCCCGGCCAGCGCATCGGGCACGAGTTCCTCGGCATCGTCGAGGCGGCGGGCTCCGAGGTCACCGGCTTCACCGCCGGAGACCTCGTCGTCGCCCCCTTCGTCTGGTCGGACGGCACCTGCGACTACTGCGCCGAGGGCCTCCAGACCTCCTGCCCGAGCGGCGGCTTCTGGGGCTCGGTCGGCTCCGACGGCGGCCAGGGCGAGGCCGTCCGCGTCCCCTTCGCCGACGGCACCCTCGTCAAGCTGCCCGCCGACGCCGCCTCCGACGACCACCTGCTCACCGCGCTCCTGGCGCTCTCCGACGTCCTGGGCACCGGCCACCACGCCGCCCTCGGCGCCGGGGTCCGCAAGGGCTCCACGGTCGCCGTCGTCGGCGACGGCGCCGTCGGCCTCTGCGGTGTCCTCGCCGCCAAGCGCCTCGGCGCCGAGCGGATCATCGCGCTCGGGCGGCACACCACCCGCACCGACATCGCCCGCCGCTTCGGCGCCACCGACGTCGTCGCCGAGCGCGGCGAGGCCGCCGAGGCCGCCGTCCGCGAGCTGACCGGCGGCCAGGGCGCCCACGCCGTCATCGAGGCCGTCG is a window encoding:
- a CDS encoding lysoplasmalogenase, which produces MKTSSSTLSRALLAAFGLATAVDLISLLAGAELGHQIAKPLLMPLLAAYAVTRGAPRPLTAALLLGWGGDVFLLSDADWAFLVGMGSFAAGHVCYLVLFGRRRTSPALGALYAAVLVGTVVLLWPDLPADLRVPVAGYSLLLTAMAYRASARGLLAGVGGALFLLSDTLIATGVAEWPQLPAPDFWVMLTYIAAQYLLPAGALHAMYGERRTTV
- a CDS encoding zinc-dependent alcohol dehydrogenase family protein, whose translation is MRATTIHAPFDMRVEDVPDPVVRDATDVVVRVLRACVCGSDLWAYRGESARQPGQRIGHEFLGIVEAAGSEVTGFTAGDLVVAPFVWSDGTCDYCAEGLQTSCPSGGFWGSVGSDGGQGEAVRVPFADGTLVKLPADAASDDHLLTALLALSDVLGTGHHAALGAGVRKGSTVAVVGDGAVGLCGVLAAKRLGAERIIALGRHTTRTDIARRFGATDVVAERGEAAEAAVRELTGGQGAHAVIEAVGTEQSMRTAVAIARDGGSIGYVGVPHGSGTGLDLSVMFDRNIALRGGVAPVRAYIPELLPDVLDGTIDPSPVFDLTVGLDDVPGGYKAMDERTALKVLVKP